The region GCTCTCGGCATCGTCATCTGACATCGGCGTTTCGATAAGCAGGCTCTCGTCGCTCATGCTGCTTCTCCTGCCAATTCCAGCAAACTATCACGCTTCGCGAGCAGCTCTTTGTGCTCGCCAAGGTCATCACGCAGTTGTGTAGTTTTCAGCGCATTGTCCAAACGTGCCAGTGCCACCTGGTCCATAGCCGGCAATTGGTCAACAATTGCAACCATGTCCGGCATTTTCGCCCAGCAGTTGAGCACGATATCGCAGCCCGCCGAATGCGCCGCAACGGCGCGTTCGGGAACGGTTCCGTTCAGGGCTTCCATATCGATGTCATCCGTCAACAAAAGACCGTCAAAGCCGATACGCTTGCGGATGATCTCGCTGATGATGAAAGGTGAGAGCGTGGCGGGTTTATCCTTGTCCCACGCATTGAAGAGCAAGTGCCCGGTCATGCCGATTGGCGCTTTGTTCACAGCTCGAAACGGAGCGATATCCAATTCCAGTTCTTCCTCGCTTGCGGTGACCGTTGGCAAGGCATGATGCGTATCCGTGGTTGTCCGGCCATGGCCCGGCATGTGCTTGATGCAACCCGCAACACCGCCTTTGGCGAGCCCATCCAGAATGGCACGGCCAATTGCGGCCACTTGCATCGGTTCGCTGCCCAAGGCGCGATCACCGATTACGTCATGTGCGCCCGGCTGGCGGACATCGAGCGGTGGATGAAAATCGACCGTGATGCCCATCGCAGAGAGTTCGAGCGCCATCGCATGCGCGCCGGCTCGCGCCGCCTCAATCGCGCTGGCAGGGGCAATTTGATAAAGCGCATCAAAAGTCTGCCCAGAGGGATAATGCGCCCAATGCGGCGGCCTCAGTCGGGCAACCCGCCCGCCCTCCTGATCGATCGAAACCAGCAGCTGCTCCCGCCCGTGAATGGCGCGAAGATCATCAGTCAGCGCGCGCAATTGCTGCGGATCGACACAGTTGCGTCCAAACAGGATGTAGCCAGCCGGATCGGCCTCGCGAAAGAACGCGCGCTCCTCTTCGGTGAGCTGGGCTCCGGCAATCCCGAATATGGCAGGTGTCATGGGCAAAAAATTCGCAGCTAAGCACCGTTACGGCAAGGCGAATGATCATTACTTTGGGGGAAAACGATGCTTTCCAGCACCATTTTAGCGCATTCGGCGCATTCCGCGCGCCCTACTGCTTGATATTGCAAGCAATGCCATCGGCTTTAAGGCCGTTGCAGAGTGTTCGCGCCGTCTCCAGATCGCCGGGAAGCGCTTGCAAACGGTAGACTGTGCCGATGTCCGCCTGCCCCTGAACAATCCGGTAACGCACACCGTTGAGCAATGTGGTTTGCCCACGCAATGTTACCCAGCCGGATTCGGCCTTTGCCCGGGATCCGTATGCGCCCACCTGAACAGCTACACCGCCGTCTGCTGGGGCGCTTCCGCCCTCTGGATGCGTTGTAATAGTTGGACGCGGTGCACTGGTTGGCGCAGCGATCGGCGTTGATGTTTTCACATCAGCCAATTGGGTTTCCGCCGAGACGCCTTCACCCACTCCGGGCGCGACATTACCCGTTCCGGCGAATTCCTTGCCACCCGGGTCGGCAGGGCGCTCTTTATAGGGGCCTTCGGGCGCCTTGATCGTGCTGCCATCAGCAACGATCTGCTCACCCTGGAGACTGTTGGAATACCACCAGACGCCGCCAATCCCGGCGACCAGCAAAAGCAACAACACACCAGCAAACGTCACGATACGCGAGGTATCAACCGCACCCTCATCCGGATCATATTCATCGGATTCGAGCCATGGCAGGCTGTCGTCACTATCCAGCGCCAACTCATTATTGCTGCCAGTGTCACTCATAGAGATCACACTCACATCTCCTCAACCGCGTCGACCCCCAATATCTGTAAGCCGTTTCGGATAACCTGCCCCAATTGAGCGGCAAGGAAAAGCCTTGCAGCGGACAATTCCGGCTTATCTGCCACGATAAAGCGTCTGTCCGTATCTGTGCGGCCGAGCGTGTAGAAAGAGTGCAGAGCGCTAGCCAGCTCATAGAGATAGAACGCAATCCTGTGCGGTTCGCGCGCTTTTGCCGCAGCTTCCACTTCGCGCGGGAACTGTGCAGCCAGCTTGATCAGCGCAAGCTCTTCTTCGCCCAACGCAGCAAGATTCGCTGCAGAGGGGGCAATCCCCTCATCAGCCAGCGCCTTGCGCAAATTCGAGCAAATCCGGGCATGGGCATATTGTACATAGAACACCGGATTGTCTTTTGAGGCTTCAATCACTTTGGCGAAGTCAAATTCCATCTGC is a window of Altererythrobacter rubellus DNA encoding:
- the nagZ gene encoding beta-N-acetylhexosaminidase, whose protein sequence is MTPAIFGIAGAQLTEEERAFFREADPAGYILFGRNCVDPQQLRALTDDLRAIHGREQLLVSIDQEGGRVARLRPPHWAHYPSGQTFDALYQIAPASAIEAARAGAHAMALELSAMGITVDFHPPLDVRQPGAHDVIGDRALGSEPMQVAAIGRAILDGLAKGGVAGCIKHMPGHGRTTTDTHHALPTVTASEEELELDIAPFRAVNKAPIGMTGHLLFNAWDKDKPATLSPFIISEIIRKRIGFDGLLLTDDIDMEALNGTVPERAVAAHSAGCDIVLNCWAKMPDMVAIVDQLPAMDQVALARLDNALKTTQLRDDLGEHKELLAKRDSLLELAGEAA
- a CDS encoding SPOR domain-containing protein, producing the protein MSVISMSDTGSNNELALDSDDSLPWLESDEYDPDEGAVDTSRIVTFAGVLLLLLVAGIGGVWWYSNSLQGEQIVADGSTIKAPEGPYKERPADPGGKEFAGTGNVAPGVGEGVSAETQLADVKTSTPIAAPTSAPRPTITTHPEGGSAPADGGVAVQVGAYGSRAKAESGWVTLRGQTTLLNGVRYRIVQGQADIGTVYRLQALPGDLETARTLCNGLKADGIACNIKQ